A genomic segment from Clostridium pasteurianum BC1 encodes:
- a CDS encoding acetyl-CoA C-acetyltransferase, with translation MKEVVIVSAVRTAIGAFGKSLKDVPAVDLGAAVVKEAVKRSGIKPEEIDEVILGNVLQAGLGQNPARQAVIKAGLPIEVPAFTLNKVCGSGLRTVSLAAQIIKAGDADIIVAGGMENMSRAPYLVDNARFGYKMGNGQFVDEMIKDGVWDAFNDYHMGITAENISEKWSITREEQDEFSVESQNKAEKAIKNGEFKEEIVPIVVKTRKGEFVFDTDEQPRFGSNIEALSKLKPCFKKDGTVTAGNASGLNDGAAALVIMSADKAKELGIKPLAKISSYASAGVDPKIMGYGAFYATKAALEKINLNAEDLDLIEANEAFAAQSIAVTRDLKVDMKKVNVNGGATALGHPIGASGARILVTLLHAMEKRDAKRGLATLCIGGGQGTALIVERE, from the coding sequence ATGAAAGAAGTTGTAATAGTTAGTGCAGTTAGGACAGCTATAGGAGCCTTTGGCAAAAGCCTTAAAGATGTGCCAGCAGTGGATTTGGGAGCAGCAGTGGTAAAAGAAGCAGTGAAAAGATCAGGAATAAAGCCAGAGGAGATAGATGAAGTTATTTTAGGAAATGTTCTTCAGGCAGGTTTAGGACAGAATCCAGCAAGACAGGCAGTGATAAAGGCAGGATTACCTATAGAAGTTCCAGCTTTTACTCTTAATAAAGTATGTGGATCAGGCCTAAGAACTGTTAGTTTAGCAGCTCAAATAATCAAAGCTGGAGATGCTGATATAATTGTAGCAGGTGGTATGGAGAATATGTCAAGAGCACCTTATTTAGTTGATAATGCTAGATTTGGATATAAAATGGGTAATGGGCAGTTTGTCGATGAAATGATTAAGGATGGAGTATGGGATGCATTTAATGATTATCACATGGGAATAACTGCTGAAAACATATCCGAAAAGTGGTCAATAACAAGAGAAGAGCAGGATGAATTTTCAGTTGAATCACAGAATAAAGCTGAAAAGGCTATAAAAAATGGAGAGTTCAAAGAGGAAATAGTACCTATAGTAGTAAAAACAAGAAAAGGTGAATTTGTATTTGATACAGATGAACAGCCAAGATTTGGCAGCAATATAGAAGCATTATCAAAGTTAAAACCATGTTTTAAAAAGGATGGAACAGTTACTGCTGGTAATGCATCTGGATTAAATGATGGAGCAGCAGCTTTAGTTATAATGAGCGCTGATAAAGCAAAGGAACTAGGGATAAAACCATTAGCTAAAATTTCTTCTTATGCATCAGCTGGAGTAGATCCAAAGATAATGGGTTATGGGGCTTTTTATGCAACAAAGGCTGCTTTAGAAAAAATAAATTTAAATGCAGAGGATTTGGATTTAATAGAAGCCAATGAAGCTTTTGCAGCTCAAAGTATAGCAGTAACAAGAGACTTAAAAGTTGACATGAAGAAAGTAAATGTAAATGGAGGAGCAACAGCACTGGGACATCCTATAGGAGCTTCAGGAGCAAGGATTTTGGTTACATTATTGCATGCTATGGAAAAAAGAGATGCGAAGAGAGGACTAGCTACACTATGTATAGGTGGAGGCCAGGGAACTGCGTTAATAGTTGAAAGGGAATAA
- a CDS encoding TetR/AcrR family transcriptional regulator: MNKGIKGENSKKYLIEIAAKLFLQKGYSNTGINDILTEAGVSKGSFYFHFSSKKDLAVEVSKYYYKIIVQNWLKPLSNNTWDVFINKLVLDIKNSTSLGKFFGCPIAILGLEIAFIEEDLSDMYAYSIKELIEVFKNSLKVSEVSEDKLDSIARKAFSIYEGYTVYYRITKDKNVIDFMLKDLLEIQLHNNISMNLT; the protein is encoded by the coding sequence TTGAATAAGGGTATCAAAGGTGAAAATTCAAAAAAATATTTAATAGAAATAGCTGCTAAATTATTTTTGCAAAAAGGATATTCAAACACAGGTATAAATGATATATTGACCGAAGCTGGAGTATCAAAAGGATCCTTTTATTTTCATTTTTCAAGTAAGAAAGATCTTGCAGTAGAAGTATCTAAATATTATTATAAAATTATAGTACAGAATTGGCTTAAGCCATTATCAAATAATACTTGGGATGTATTTATAAATAAATTAGTATTAGATATAAAGAATTCTACATCACTGGGTAAGTTCTTTGGGTGTCCCATAGCCATATTAGGATTAGAAATAGCATTTATAGAAGAAGATTTATCTGATATGTATGCATATTCAATTAAGGAATTAATTGAGGTTTTTAAAAATTCTTTGAAAGTTTCGGAAGTATCAGAGGATAAATTGGATAGTATTGCTAGAAAAGCTTTTTCCATATATGAAGGATATACAGTTTACTATAGAATTACTAAAGATAAAAATGTAATTGACTTTATGTTGAAGGATTTATTAGAAATACAATTACATAATAATATATCAATGAATCTTACTTAG
- a CDS encoding metallophosphoesterase, producing the protein MKVLKSIVTVSLILIFLSLYIMACYYIAGKGMNIFPYKNDKSKIIVYWILFWILSLSYILGIIFRSFLSANNLLTSISKLVGAIYLAAFFYLMILFPITDLIKFISGKIGLKGEAINYLSKIYDNGVLVFLVVFILISFGVWKTIHPTVTNYNVNINKNAGKIDSLNIVMVSDVHVGIGVKQKGIDKMISSINSLKADIVFFCGDMVDENTNSKSKQYLAHASKNIKSKYGVYAITGNHEYIEANLAETFSYFKCSNVKILQDTAEKIDDSLYVIGRDDPASISVTKHQTKSLKEILKNIDKSLPIIVLNHRPIELEEAQEEKIDLQLSGHTHNGQFFPNNFITKLVFEDAYGYLNKGNFNLIVSSGYGTWGPPIRIGTKGELVNIKVNFNK; encoded by the coding sequence ATGAAAGTATTAAAATCAATAGTAACAGTTTCATTGATACTAATTTTTCTTTCACTATATATAATGGCTTGTTATTATATTGCTGGAAAAGGCATGAATATATTTCCATATAAAAATGATAAATCTAAAATAATAGTATATTGGATACTATTTTGGATTTTGTCACTTTCTTATATTTTAGGTATTATATTCAGAAGTTTTTTGTCAGCAAATAATTTATTGACTTCAATATCTAAATTAGTTGGAGCAATCTATCTTGCTGCCTTTTTTTATTTGATGATATTATTTCCAATTACTGATCTTATAAAATTTATTTCTGGGAAAATAGGTTTAAAAGGAGAAGCTATAAATTATTTAAGTAAAATATATGATAATGGAGTTTTAGTTTTCCTAGTAGTTTTTATTCTTATTTCCTTTGGGGTATGGAAGACAATACATCCTACGGTTACTAATTATAATGTTAATATAAACAAAAACGCTGGTAAAATTGACTCACTTAATATTGTTATGGTTTCGGATGTACATGTTGGCATAGGTGTAAAACAAAAAGGTATTGATAAAATGATTAGTTCAATAAATAGTTTAAAGGCTGATATAGTTTTCTTTTGTGGTGATATGGTAGATGAAAATACTAATAGTAAATCAAAACAATATCTTGCACATGCTTCAAAAAATATAAAATCTAAATATGGAGTATATGCAATCACTGGAAATCATGAATATATCGAAGCAAATTTAGCAGAAACTTTTTCATATTTTAAATGTAGTAATGTGAAAATATTACAGGATACAGCAGAGAAAATTGATGACAGCCTTTATGTGATAGGAAGAGATGATCCAGCAAGTATATCTGTGACAAAACATCAGACAAAATCCTTAAAAGAAATATTGAAAAATATAGATAAATCACTTCCAATTATAGTATTAAATCATAGACCTATAGAATTAGAAGAAGCTCAAGAAGAAAAGATAGATTTACAACTGTCAGGACATACCCATAATGGTCAATTTTTCCCCAATAATTTCATTACAAAACTTGTATTTGAAGATGCCTATGGCTATCTTAACAAAGGCAACTTTAATTTAATAGTTTCTTCAGGTTATGGAACCTGGGGGCCACCTATAAGAATTGGAACAAAGGGTGAACTAGTCAATATAAAGGTAAATTTCAATAAATAA
- a CDS encoding FtsX-like permease family protein — MKPLSIITYLKNNKRKVLPGFVCIVLSVFLVYFFSILLYSTIYAIQLGSINVVDKVTIVNSTNKNSISDKILNKISTSKDVKDIIPIIGDVGYFEYHSPFGSMSVEGYNVFSEDIPKLLNIFNMKLQQGTNPADNKNEIIISLKYAKQNKIKIGDYIGTNPDLRANFNKKYRVSGIIDGPVNIAFTSNSGSIKREDALKYSLMFSMNDRRINDEIMDMGDKNVNIVDYKSAVTEVNQIIESMNALGIILDTIIIIVLCISIGNLNYVVFLNRKNEFSILTAIGYRKIALYRKLLMENLAVNILGYILGIAFTILVVEILNITVWEPNGQYIYSLRTGSMITALLVPIFVSVISMISPLRELKAMDYECINI; from the coding sequence ATGAAACCTCTTTCCATAATAACCTATCTAAAAAATAATAAAAGAAAAGTGTTACCTGGATTTGTATGTATAGTACTCAGTGTGTTCCTTGTGTACTTCTTTTCTATACTATTATATAGCACCATATACGCTATACAGCTTGGAAGTATCAATGTAGTTGACAAAGTAACTATCGTAAACAGCACAAATAAAAATAGCATATCAGATAAAATATTAAATAAAATTAGTACTAGTAAGGACGTGAAAGATATCATTCCAATTATAGGAGATGTAGGATATTTTGAATATCACAGTCCTTTTGGAAGTATGTCTGTTGAAGGATACAACGTTTTTTCAGAGGATATACCTAAACTTCTTAATATCTTTAATATGAAGCTTCAGCAGGGAACAAATCCAGCGGATAATAAAAATGAAATAATCATATCTCTAAAATATGCAAAGCAAAACAAAATTAAAATAGGAGATTATATTGGAACAAATCCCGATCTAAGGGCAAATTTTAATAAAAAGTATAGGGTAAGTGGAATAATAGATGGTCCTGTAAATATTGCTTTTACATCTAATTCAGGAAGTATAAAAAGAGAAGATGCATTAAAATACAGCTTGATGTTTTCCATGAATGATAGAAGAATTAACGATGAAATTATGGACATGGGAGATAAAAATGTAAATATAGTGGATTATAAATCAGCTGTAACAGAGGTGAATCAAATAATAGAAAGCATGAATGCACTGGGAATAATATTGGATACTATAATTATAATAGTACTTTGTATTTCCATTGGAAATTTAAACTATGTAGTATTTTTAAATAGGAAAAATGAATTTTCAATTTTAACGGCTATTGGTTACAGAAAAATAGCTCTCTATAGAAAATTATTAATGGAAAATTTAGCAGTGAATATATTGGGCTATATACTAGGTATTGCATTTACCATTTTAGTAGTGGAAATTCTGAATATAACTGTATGGGAACCTAATGGTCAATATATTTATAGTTTAAGAACAGGTAGCATGATTACTGCTCTCCTAGTTCCAATATTTGTGTCCGTAATAAGTATGATTTCACCTTTAAGGGAGCTTAAGGCTATGGATTATGAGTGCATTAATATTTAG
- a CDS encoding ABC transporter ATP-binding protein, protein MIFKMENVNLVYDIGKEMQTYALKDINLSIDGNRLIGIMGPSGGGKSSLLYALAGFKIPTSGEVYYEEKDYSKISTAKSADIRKKEFGFIFQRHFLIDYMTVLENVLVPINNDSSEAKNKAISILKELGLEHLINKKPYQLSGGQRQRVAIARALITDPKVIFADEPTAALDHKSAIEVMNFLENYKKDKLIIVVTHDSSILKDADYIINMMDGAIESIDNKKGGIL, encoded by the coding sequence ATGATATTTAAGATGGAAAATGTAAATTTAGTTTATGATATAGGAAAAGAAATGCAGACCTATGCACTGAAGGATATAAATCTTTCTATTGATGGCAATAGACTTATTGGAATTATGGGGCCTTCTGGTGGAGGAAAAAGTTCTCTTCTCTATGCATTGGCTGGTTTTAAAATACCTACTTCAGGGGAGGTCTATTATGAGGAAAAGGACTATAGTAAAATTTCAACAGCCAAAAGTGCAGATATAAGAAAAAAAGAGTTTGGTTTTATATTTCAAAGACATTTCTTAATTGATTATATGACAGTACTTGAGAATGTACTGGTTCCTATAAATAATGATAGCAGTGAAGCAAAAAATAAAGCAATATCTATATTAAAAGAGCTTGGACTGGAGCATCTTATCAATAAAAAGCCATATCAGCTTTCAGGGGGACAGAGACAAAGAGTTGCTATTGCAAGGGCACTTATAACTGATCCTAAAGTTATTTTTGCAGATGAACCAACAGCAGCTCTGGATCATAAAAGTGCAATAGAGGTTATGAATTTTCTTGAAAACTATAAAAAAGACAAACTTATTATAGTGGTAACCCATGACTCATCTATACTTAAAGATGCAGATTATATTATCAATATGATGGATGGAGCTATAGAATCTATTGATAACAAAAAAGGAGGGATACTATGA
- a CDS encoding ABC transporter permease: MKPLSICNYYRNNKKKFISSILSVFIAVSFLYVLNTFVKSMYDSSYKLGVIQYKYYSTVKGYNKGNPIPEDIINKLNDDINVDKLIPFMKYGLRYSTPGSLNQADVFALRNKDINYFLSKQNTTVTSGRLPSENKHEIAVNYPVAQNKKIKIGDSVGNEVNKFEELNGKYKVVGILKGETMMSIVSANNETFPTKDSGEDIMRNGIMIFPKMGKASEVNKIIESLPRDEVQSETINSVSKQFTDQMGALRILDIVSILAIVLMVITVGSSKYVQFFNRKEELGILNAIGYDKSYILKRAILEVVIVNSISYIIGILLGIALSYMNKMNIFEAAGAVGVVLYSKAFIVSLYVPLFTILFTIIPINIMINKLDPIKMIENN, from the coding sequence ATGAAGCCACTGTCCATATGCAATTATTATAGAAATAATAAGAAAAAATTTATAAGTTCAATTCTTTCCGTATTCATTGCAGTAAGTTTTTTGTATGTGTTAAATACTTTTGTAAAATCCATGTATGATTCTTCCTATAAACTTGGTGTGATTCAATATAAATACTATTCTACAGTGAAAGGATATAATAAGGGCAATCCTATACCTGAAGATATTATAAATAAACTTAATGATGACATTAATGTGGATAAACTAATTCCATTTATGAAATATGGATTGAGATACAGTACACCAGGAAGTCTTAACCAGGCTGATGTATTTGCCTTAAGAAACAAAGATATAAATTATTTTTTATCAAAGCAGAATACTACTGTTACCAGTGGAAGATTACCATCAGAAAATAAACATGAAATTGCAGTTAATTATCCTGTGGCACAAAATAAGAAAATTAAAATTGGAGACAGCGTGGGAAATGAAGTAAACAAATTTGAGGAACTCAATGGCAAATATAAGGTGGTTGGCATCTTAAAAGGAGAAACAATGATGTCTATTGTTTCAGCTAATAATGAAACCTTTCCAACAAAGGATAGTGGAGAAGATATAATGAGAAATGGAATAATGATTTTTCCTAAGATGGGTAAAGCAAGTGAAGTCAATAAAATTATAGAATCTTTGCCTAGAGATGAGGTACAAAGTGAGACTATTAATAGTGTTTCTAAGCAATTTACAGATCAAATGGGAGCATTGAGAATACTTGATATTGTAAGTATACTTGCCATAGTCTTAATGGTAATAACTGTGGGAAGCTCAAAATATGTGCAGTTTTTTAATAGAAAAGAAGAATTGGGAATACTAAATGCCATTGGATATGACAAGAGTTATATATTAAAAAGGGCAATACTTGAGGTGGTTATAGTAAATAGCATATCCTATATAATTGGTATACTCTTGGGTATTGCATTAAGTTATATGAATAAGATGAATATTTTCGAAGCCGCAGGTGCTGTGGGAGTAGTACTTTATTCAAAAGCTTTCATTGTATCCTTATATGTTCCTCTGTTTACCATACTATTTACAATAATACCTATAAATATAATGATAAATAAACTTGATCCAATCAAAATGATTGAAAATAATTAG
- a CDS encoding response regulator — protein sequence MEENLNVVGTAENGEEVIKLCREKLPDLVLMDIRMPKMDGVKCTKILKSLYPEIIVLVLTTFNDIDYIVEALNYGAAGYILKDIEGDELIKAINEAYKGSIMLPASVARKLAEKLSNNTVNSVIKTKENINNDFSQREVEIARMLAMSFNNKQIASSLFISEGTVKNYISNIYSKIGTSDRMSAALEIKRILKM from the coding sequence CTGGAAGAAAATTTAAATGTAGTGGGAACAGCAGAAAATGGGGAGGAAGTTATAAAGCTTTGCAGAGAAAAATTACCTGACTTAGTGTTAATGGATATAAGAATGCCTAAAATGGATGGAGTGAAATGTACTAAAATTTTAAAAAGCTTATATCCTGAAATTATTGTATTGGTTTTGACTACTTTTAATGATATAGATTATATTGTTGAAGCATTAAATTATGGAGCGGCTGGGTACATACTTAAAGATATAGAAGGGGACGAGCTCATTAAAGCTATTAATGAAGCATATAAGGGTTCAATTATGCTGCCGGCAAGTGTAGCAAGAAAATTAGCTGAAAAGCTTTCAAATAATACTGTTAACTCTGTAATAAAAACTAAAGAAAATATTAACAATGACTTTTCACAAAGAGAGGTGGAAATAGCAAGAATGCTTGCAATGAGCTTTAATAATAAGCAGATAGCATCTTCACTCTTTATATCAGAAGGTACTGTAAAGAATTATATAAGTAATATTTATAGTAAAATTGGCACTTCAGATAGAATGTCAGCAGCTCTTGAAATAAAAAGAATATTGAAGATGTAA
- a CDS encoding sensor histidine kinase, whose translation MKIRTKEFIIIINYCAFTLIMLINCVYNKEWIGLMFLYFLFLSLYSINTFFLYKFYNKWIKIKNYDIFIISIYFLQVLLIFLINKFDITLISTVLYIFILEDIVINQRFLFGIIAFFTMYAICCISILSKMNQDTGRAVVAVLLMLPIFIVVYIIFFLINYRLRQTKFIEESLKDITIKKLEKDSMYNELKIAYERVETITALKERNRIAREIHDTVGHTLTTVLVEMEASKRLVKKDLNLAMDKLSLAQQQVRKGLNDIRSSVRILENGEDILDFYSQLRSIIADAEKHSEVIIKAQIDDKIVFEKAHKKVIISILLEGLTNGIKHGKSSAFLFKLYSKDEKIFFSLEDNGLGVDLFTPGFGLRAMRERVLELGGNIDMSSKIGEGFGLYISLPCNVKN comes from the coding sequence ATGAAAATCAGAACTAAGGAATTTATAATAATTATAAATTATTGTGCATTTACGCTAATTATGTTGATAAATTGTGTATACAACAAAGAGTGGATTGGGCTAATGTTTTTATATTTTCTATTTTTATCTCTTTATTCAATTAACACCTTCTTTTTATATAAATTTTACAATAAATGGATCAAAATTAAAAACTATGATATTTTCATTATATCTATATATTTTTTACAGGTTCTTTTAATATTTTTAATCAATAAATTTGATATAACATTAATATCTACAGTTTTATATATTTTTATATTAGAAGATATAGTTATAAATCAAAGATTTTTATTTGGTATTATTGCGTTTTTTACTATGTATGCAATATGTTGTATTTCAATTTTAAGTAAAATGAATCAAGATACTGGAAGGGCTGTTGTAGCTGTATTACTGATGCTTCCAATTTTTATTGTGGTGTACATAATATTTTTCTTAATAAACTATCGCTTAAGGCAGACAAAATTTATAGAAGAATCATTAAAGGATATTACAATTAAAAAACTTGAAAAGGATTCTATGTACAATGAGCTTAAAATTGCCTATGAAAGAGTGGAAACTATAACTGCACTAAAAGAAAGAAATAGAATTGCCAGAGAAATACATGATACTGTTGGACATACTTTAACTACGGTTTTAGTTGAAATGGAAGCCTCAAAAAGACTTGTAAAAAAAGATTTAAATCTGGCAATGGATAAGCTAAGTTTAGCCCAGCAGCAAGTTAGAAAGGGACTTAATGATATAAGAAGCTCTGTACGTATACTTGAAAATGGGGAAGATATACTTGATTTTTACTCCCAACTGAGATCTATTATAGCTGATGCAGAAAAGCATTCAGAGGTTATAATTAAAGCTCAAATAGATGATAAAATAGTATTTGAGAAGGCTCATAAAAAAGTTATTATATCAATACTTCTAGAGGGACTTACTAATGGGATAAAGCATGGTAAAAGTAGTGCTTTTTTGTTTAAATTGTATTCCAAAGATGAAAAAATATTTTTTTCACTGGAGGATAATGGATTGGGTGTGGATTTATTTACTCCTGGCTTTGGTCTTAGGGCTATGAGAGAAAGAGTGCTTGAACTTGGGGGAAATATAGATATGTCTTCTAAAATAGGGGAAGGCTTTGGATTGTATATTTCTTTGCCATGTAATGTTAAAAATTAA
- a CDS encoding DUF4397 domain-containing protein, with protein MENLNSEKSSTTYSNETYSDYSIEKSYRESQTNSYIRFFNASPNSPALDIYVNNTLLVQNLPYKEFSLYFPASTGNYNIKIFPTGQNINPYVDADLYVAPNTISNLAIIGNAPNLSLYTIPEPVTAQNFGRPCVRFVHLSPDAPAVDLNLSIGTKVFSNITYKKITDYACLPSGTYTFTINATGSNDTILTIPNVQLLPNTYYTIYVLGSAEASVPLSAVVTAEQRQ; from the coding sequence TTGGAAAATTTAAATTCTGAAAAATCTTCGACAACCTACAGTAACGAAACTTATTCAGATTATAGCATAGAAAAAAGCTACAGAGAATCTCAAACTAATTCGTACATCAGATTTTTTAACGCTTCACCCAATTCCCCAGCTTTAGATATTTATGTAAACAACACTTTACTTGTGCAAAATTTACCCTACAAAGAATTTTCACTTTATTTTCCTGCTTCCACAGGAAACTATAACATTAAAATTTTTCCTACTGGACAGAATATAAATCCTTATGTGGATGCTGACCTTTATGTAGCACCAAATACTATTTCTAATTTAGCCATTATTGGAAATGCTCCAAACTTAAGTTTGTACACTATTCCAGAGCCTGTAACTGCACAAAATTTTGGAAGACCTTGTGTTAGATTCGTCCATCTTTCACCAGATGCCCCTGCCGTTGATTTAAATTTATCCATTGGTACAAAAGTTTTTAGCAATATTACTTATAAAAAAATTACTGATTATGCTTGCCTTCCCTCTGGAACATATACTTTCACAATAAATGCCACTGGATCAAATGATACAATATTAACTATTCCAAATGTTCAGCTTTTACCAAATACTTATTATACTATTTATGTCTTAGGCTCCGCAGAAGCCTCTGTCCCTTTAAGTGCTGTGGTTACAGCAGAGCAACGACAATAA
- a CDS encoding non-canonical purine NTP pyrophosphatase — protein sequence MKEIIFVTTNKGKIASAEKELKNIKVLSYDAELIEPRSDDIKEIAKQKVIQGYKIVNKPCIALDAGFFIEELNGFPRAYVNPMLDTIGIKGVLKLMEGIDNRYCEFRSCLAYYDGVDIKFFESKSQGTLSESIRGQDNEDKWSELWYIFKPEDFDKTLAEFDEEDFIIYDKTKEDSCLKKFGEWYSSL from the coding sequence ATGAAGGAAATTATCTTTGTAACAACAAATAAAGGTAAAATTGCTTCAGCAGAAAAAGAGCTAAAAAACATAAAAGTTTTATCTTATGATGCTGAACTTATAGAGCCGAGAAGTGACGACATAAAAGAAATAGCCAAGCAAAAAGTTATACAAGGATATAAAATAGTGAATAAACCATGTATAGCCTTAGATGCAGGATTCTTTATTGAGGAACTAAATGGCTTTCCTAGGGCATATGTTAATCCAATGCTAGATACTATAGGAATAAAAGGTGTATTGAAACTAATGGAGGGTATTGATAACAGATACTGCGAATTTAGATCCTGTTTAGCGTATTATGATGGAGTGGATATAAAATTTTTTGAGAGTAAATCTCAGGGAACACTTTCAGAAAGTATAAGAGGACAAGACAATGAAGATAAATGGTCTGAACTATGGTATATATTTAAACCGGAAGATTTTGATAAAACTTTAGCGGAGTTTGATGAAGAGGATTTCATAATATATGATAAGACAAAAGAGGACAGCTGTCTGAAAAAGTTTGGAGAATGGTATAGTTCATTGTAA
- a CDS encoding gluconate:H+ symporter: MPLIIVCIGIAILLVLIMFFKLNAFVSLIITALIVGYMEGMSILSITKSIENGVGSTLGYLGLILGFGAIFGKLMAECGAAQRIATTLIDKFGEKHVQIAIVLTSFIVGIALFYEVGIVLLLPIIFTIAIYAKVPPLTIGISAAAALSATHGFLPPHPGATTIAVIYKADIGLTLLYGIIVAIPAALLGGPFLARFLKKFDHEIPKDLFNKKVFKEEEMPSFVVSVIAALIPVILMTLATIGKMILTKKSGMQTFFEFIGDPVIALLIALLIGFFIFGINRGKNMKEIEKTAGSAVSAIAMIIFIIAGGGAFKQILIDSGVGKYIVTLIQGTNISPIFLAWLIASLIRIAQGSATVAAITAAGIMMPIIQVSHVSPELMVLATGAGSLIFPHVNDTGFWMFKEFFNLSVPETFASFTLMDTILSFVGLAGALTLNAIIY, translated from the coding sequence ATGCCGTTAATTATAGTTTGCATAGGAATTGCAATATTATTGGTGTTAATAATGTTTTTTAAATTAAATGCTTTTGTTTCATTAATTATAACTGCACTGATAGTAGGGTATATGGAAGGCATGTCAATATTAAGTATAACTAAATCTATTGAAAATGGTGTGGGAAGTACGCTAGGTTATCTAGGATTAATTCTTGGATTTGGAGCTATATTTGGAAAACTCATGGCAGAATGTGGAGCGGCACAGAGAATAGCTACTACCTTAATTGATAAATTTGGTGAGAAACATGTTCAAATTGCCATTGTATTAACAAGTTTTATTGTTGGAATTGCATTATTTTATGAAGTGGGAATTGTTTTGCTATTACCTATTATTTTCACAATTGCAATATATGCCAAGGTACCACCACTTACTATAGGGATATCTGCAGCAGCGGCACTATCTGCTACCCATGGATTTTTACCACCACATCCAGGAGCCACAACTATTGCTGTTATATATAAAGCAGATATAGGCTTGACTTTGCTATACGGAATAATAGTAGCAATTCCTGCGGCTCTATTAGGTGGTCCTTTTCTTGCTAGGTTCTTAAAAAAATTTGATCATGAAATTCCTAAAGATTTATTTAATAAAAAAGTATTTAAAGAAGAAGAAATGCCAAGTTTTGTTGTAAGTGTGATTGCAGCATTAATTCCAGTAATACTTATGACTTTAGCTACAATTGGTAAGATGATTCTGACTAAAAAATCTGGTATGCAGACTTTCTTTGAATTTATAGGGGATCCAGTTATAGCTCTATTGATAGCATTGCTTATAGGATTTTTTATTTTTGGCATAAACAGAGGAAAAAATATGAAGGAAATTGAAAAAACAGCAGGATCGGCTGTAAGTGCTATAGCAATGATTATATTTATAATAGCTGGTGGAGGCGCTTTTAAGCAAATACTTATAGATAGTGGTGTAGGAAAATATATAGTTACGCTTATACAAGGAACCAACATTTCTCCAATATTTTTAGCTTGGTTAATTGCATCACTCATAAGAATTGCCCAAGGATCTGCTACTGTAGCAGCTATTACAGCAGCTGGAATTATGATGCCTATAATTCAAGTAAGCCATGTAAGTCCGGAATTGATGGTATTGGCTACAGGGGCAGGAAGTTTAATTTTCCCTCATGTAAACGATACTGGTTTTTGGATGTTTAAAGAATTTTTTAATTTAAGTGTACCAGAAACCTTTGCATCCTTTACCTTAATGGATACAATTTTGTCCTTTGTAGGCCTTGCAGGAGCACTAACATTAAATGCTATTATATATTAA